Within Cytophagales bacterium, the genomic segment GCAAGCTTTAACGCAGTTAATGGCGTTGTTTCAGCAGGTTTTAACACTACGGTATTACCTGTTGCCAGGGCAGGAGCAATTTTCCATGCTGCCATCAATATTGGGAAATTCCAGGGAATGATCTGGCCGGCAACCCCGATTGATGCCGGCTTCCTTCCCGGGAAAGCATATTCCAATTTGTCTGCCCAACCGGCATAATAGAAAAAATGGCTGGCAGCTAACGGAACATCCACATCCCTTGATTCGCGGATCGCCTTCCCGCCATCCATGGATTCTATCACGGCAAACTCCCTTGCTCTTTCCTGGATCATGCGGGCTATGCGGTAGATGTATTTGCCTCTTTCTTTAGCCGGCATTTTAGACCAACTATTTTCGTAAGCATTCCGGGCAGCTTTAACGGCTTTATTGACATCTTCCTCCGTAGCATCCGCCACCTCTGCTATTTTTTCTTCATTAGCCGGGTTGATCGTATCAAAATATTTGCCTCTGGCAGGCTTAACAAATTTCCCGTTGATGAAAAGATCATACCTTTTTTTTAGCTTGATATGATCGGTTTGCTCGGGGGCAGGGGCGTAGCTCCAGCCGGTTTTGAAGTTTAGGGTTAAGTTGTTTTGTTTGTTATTCATGATTAATTTTTAAAAATTAGCAATTTCAACATCCTGGGGATCTAATCCGACTGTATAGTCTTCATTTTTAAGATCCAGCTTAATATCCCAGCCTTGCATAAAATCTACCCCAATGATCATTTCGCGGGGCATCTTATCAATGATATAGAAGAGGCCGCTTAGAAGTTTTCCTTTCATTTCAACTTCAATACCACAATAATTGCTGGCGGAGAAAGCTTCTTTGCCATTTACCCCATTAAAGATAATTGGTTTGTGCAGTTTTAATAAATGTTGAACAACCTTATTAACAACATCTCTTCTAATAAGTGACCGGCCAGCACCGCTATCAAACAATGCTATGACATTGATTTTACCTTTATCTGCGTAAACAGGCAGGTTTTTTTCGATTTTTCCCATGGTATAAATTATTTAGGAAATGAAACGGTAAAGTGGTTATTTTCTTTTTTAATATCTGCAATATATTTTTGTACAAACATTTTTTTCAATTCTTTGCCTGACATAATTCAACGTAAAAAGCAACCTAAAAGTTAAATTATTTTCTATTTGAATCTGCTCCTTTTACCCAATACTGAATTTGTTTATCTACGTTAATCATTCGAAAAATAATCCAATGACTGATAATTTCCCGTTCTCTCTTTCACTATCTGCATCAACACATCATTTGCCAGCCTGCTTGCACCGAAACGGAACCAATCTGGTGAGAGCCAGGCACTGCCCAATGTTTCTTTCACCATCACTAAATAATGTAACGCCAGCTTTGCTTTGGAAATACCGCCTGCAGGTTTCATGCCCACCATCCTACCCGTTTCATAATAAAAATCCCGTATGGCTTCCAGCATGACCAGGGTAACGGGCATTGTTGCTGCAGGGGTGATCTTGCCGGTGGATGTTTTGATAAAATCTGCACCGGCATGCATGGCGATCTCGCTTGCTTTCCGTACGTTATCCAGGGTAGAAAGTTCGCCGGTTTCCAGGATCACCTTTAAATGGGCTTTACCGCATGCTTCCTTTATTACTGCAATTTCGTCAAACACATAATTGTATTCTCCTTTCAAAAATTTACCCCTTGAAATGACCATGTCCACTTCATCGGCCCCTTCCTGCACGGCAAATTTTGTATCGGCAATTTTTACCTCCAATGGCGCCTGCCCGCTTGGAAATGCCGTGGCAACTGAGGCCACTTTGATGGCGCTGCCTTTCAATGCGGCTTTTGCCACCCTGACAAGCGTAGCATAAACACAGATTGCAGCTACTGATGGCAGGTCATCCAAAGCATCATGCAAATGCATGGCTTTATAGCACAATTGTTTCACTTTGCCGGGACTATCCATGCCTTCCAGCGTTGTAAGATCAATCATGCTCAGCACCAGCTT encodes:
- the deoC gene encoding deoxyribose-phosphate aldolase codes for the protein MKVSELPHGKSDGKVPPLGGFRGALSNTTRIDQVGIEERAARFSKRSIKKDSKIAGLKLVLSMIDLTTLEGMDSPGKVKQLCYKAMHLHDALDDLPSVAAICVYATLVRVAKAALKGSAIKVASVATAFPSGQAPLEVKIADTKFAVQEGADEVDMVISRGKFLKGEYNYVFDEIAVIKEACGKAHLKVILETGELSTLDNVRKASEIAMHAGADFIKTSTGKITPAATMPVTLVMLEAIRDFYYETGRMVGMKPAGGISKAKLALHYLVMVKETLGSAWLSPDWFRFGASRLANDVLMQIVKERTGNYQSLDYFSND
- a CDS encoding retroviral-like aspartic protease, producing the protein MGKIEKNLPVYADKGKINVIALFDSGAGRSLIRRDVVNKVVQHLLKLHKPIIFNGVNGKEAFSASNYCGIEVEMKGKLLSGLFYIIDKMPREMIIGVDFMQGWDIKLDLKNEDYTVGLDPQDVEIANF